Part of the Candidatus Omnitrophota bacterium genome, CGGGAGTTTATCCTGATTTAAAGGAATAATCTCCCCCTGGGCAATGGCTTCTTCTTCTATTTTCTTTCTCTGGGCCTCTGAACCGTCTATCCAGGCTATCTCATCCGGCTGACAGAGTTTGGCCATTTTATTGACCCACTTAACCAATTTTTTATTACGGGTGGGGAATTTAATCATTTATTTAATAGGTATTTATGCGCGGAATCAGCGGCTTGCGCGCCTTCTGCGCAGGCGGTAATGACCTGATATAAACCTTTTTTACGGCAGTCTCCGCAGGCAAATACGCCCTCACAAGAAGCCTTCATGTCCTGGTCAGTCATTATAAAGCCGGCTTCGTCCATATTCAATTGATTTTTTAGGAAAATAGTATTCGGCTCTATGCCCACGAATATGAATACCCCCTGCGTAGAAAGTTCGCTCGTAGAACCTGTTTTAACATCTTTAAGCTTCACTGACTCTGCCTTATCCTTGCCTTTGATTTCTTCTATAACGGTATCCAAAATAAAATTTATCTTAGGATTCTGCCGCGCCTTCTCTTCTAATATTTTTGATGCCCGCAGGGCCTGGCGGCGATGAATAACATTAACTTTTTTGGCATAGCTGCTTAAAAAAAGCGCATCTTCTATAGCCCTGTCTCCCCCTCCGACGACTATGATATCTTTATCTCTGAATAATGGCCCGTCGCAGGTACCGCAATAAGAAACGCCCCGTCCGGTAAGCCTTTCTTCACCTGCTACACCCAGGCGCTTAGGTTTAGCTCCGCTGGCAATAACCACTGTCTTGGCCCGATATTCCTCCTCTCTACCGGATATTTTAGATTCGGGGCCAAAAATTATTTTCTGCGCTTCGTCGATTTTTATTTCCACATCTAATTCTTCAACTTGTTTCTGCATTGAAGAAATAAGCTTGTCGGTAATCACCCCCCCGGAGAAACCGGGAAAATTTTCAATAGTAGGAGTCAAAATAACTTGCCCTCCTAAACTCATCTTCTCCAAAAGCAGGGTCTTCATACGGAACCTGCCTGCATACAGGGCGCAAGTCAATCCTGCAGGCCCGCCTCCGATAATAATCAAATCATACATAATTCAATTTCCAATTAGCCAATTGCCAAATCCCAATTAATTTCCAATTATTCAATTACCAATTGTAAAATCGGTCATTGGTAATTTATTTGACATTGGAAATTGGTAATTGGCCATTATTGTGTAATAATGCTAGTTCGTTATAAATCTTCCCTGCCTGATAAGAACTGCGTACTTTCGGCCCGGATAATACTGCCTTAAATCCTAAATCAAGGCCGACCTCTTTATAACGCCTGAATTGCTCAATATTAATGAATTCCTGGACAGGATAGTGTTCTTTAGAAGGCGCCAGGTACTGGCCCAGCGTCAGAATATCGCATTGGCAATATCTTAAGTCCGCCATAGCCTCTATAATTTCTTCTTCAGTCTCGCCTAAACCCAGCATCAACGAGGACTTGGTGATTAAGGCACGATTTACACTCTTTATTCTGGCCAGTAATTCTAAAGAACGCAGATAACCTGCCTGCGGCCTTAATTGCGGGTACAACCTGGAGATGGTCTCCAGATTATGCGCCAAGACAGCGGGCTTAGACATAATCACAGTTTTGAGGCTGTCAAAATGCCCTGAGAAATCCGGAATCAACGCCTCTATCTTGGTATTTTTATTTATCCGGCGGATTAATCCTATTGTCCTGGCAAACTCTCCCGCGCCGCCATCGTTTAAGTCATCCCTGGTAACCGAAGTAATCACCACATAACTTAAATCCAATAATTTAATTATCCGGCCGACCTTCCCTGGTTCGTTTTGGTCAATCGGTAAAGTTTTTTTGCTGGTTTTTGTTACGGCGCAGAACCTGCAATCCCTGGTGCAGGTATCCCCTAAAATCATAAAAGTAAATTCCAGGTTCTTAAAACAACGGCTAAGGTTAGGGCATCTGGCTTCCTGACATACGGTATGCACATTAAGCCCGGAAAACAAACGCATGCCAGCTTTGGCTTCGGCATCCGGTATATCCTGTCTAAACCACGCAGGCAATCTGTTTTTCACCCCGCTCTTCCTTGATATATTTAATTCGTTTATTTTAGGAAGAGCAGGGTTCATTTATTTGTTCTGATAAAATTGGCGATGGAGCGGTCATAAGTTTTTTCTATATCGGCGGGGAAAAAACAGGCAGGTATCTGGCTGTTCTTACGATGATAAAGAACGCATTCGCAACAGACCCCTTTCCTGGAGCAAGGATCATAACTACAATTGCAATTAGCGAGATTCCTTTTTTGATTCGGGCAATCCTTCATCTTTTGACCTCTTTTTGATTTGCGCTAATTTCCTCTTTATCTTTAACTTATCAAGTAACGAGGCGTAATCGACAATAAGCTTGCCTTTTAAATGGTCTATCTCATGCTGAAAAACACAGGCCAATAAGTCTTCTGCTTCTATGCTCACATCCTTGGCGGATTCATCCTGCGCCTGGAGTAAAACTTTTTTAGCGCGCTTAACCTTTATACAAACACCGGGAATACTCAGACAACCCTCTTCCGTAATCTGCTGGCCCTCTTTTTTCACGATTCTGGGATTAATCAATTTATAGAGGCCGCTGCCGATATCCACGACAATTATCGCTTCGTTAATGCCTACCTGGGGCGCTGCCAGGCCTACGCCTGAATTAGCATACATTAACTGAACCATGCGGCTTAATATATCGCTATGGCTAGGCGTTATTTTCTTTACCAGACAGGACTTTTTCCTTAATCCGGGTTCACCCAACAACCTAATCTCTAATGCGGTTTCTTTCATTAACGGTAAT contains:
- the trxB gene encoding thioredoxin-disulfide reductase, encoding MYDLIIIGGGPAGLTCALYAGRFRMKTLLLEKMSLGGQVILTPTIENFPGFSGGVITDKLISSMQKQVEELDVEIKIDEAQKIIFGPESKISGREEEYRAKTVVIASGAKPKRLGVAGEERLTGRGVSYCGTCDGPLFRDKDIIVVGGGDRAIEDALFLSSYAKKVNVIHRRQALRASKILEEKARQNPKINFILDTVIEEIKGKDKAESVKLKDVKTGSTSELSTQGVFIFVGIEPNTIFLKNQLNMDEAGFIMTDQDMKASCEGVFACGDCRKKGLYQVITACAEGAQAADSAHKYLLNK
- the lipA gene encoding lipoyl synthase — encoded protein: MNPALPKINELNISRKSGVKNRLPAWFRQDIPDAEAKAGMRLFSGLNVHTVCQEARCPNLSRCFKNLEFTFMILGDTCTRDCRFCAVTKTSKKTLPIDQNEPGKVGRIIKLLDLSYVVITSVTRDDLNDGGAGEFARTIGLIRRINKNTKIEALIPDFSGHFDSLKTVIMSKPAVLAHNLETISRLYPQLRPQAGYLRSLELLARIKSVNRALITKSSLMLGLGETEEEIIEAMADLRYCQCDILTLGQYLAPSKEHYPVQEFINIEQFRRYKEVGLDLGFKAVLSGPKVRSSYQAGKIYNELALLHNNGQLPISNVK
- a CDS encoding DUF6485 family protein; translation: MKDCPNQKRNLANCNCSYDPCSRKGVCCECVLYHRKNSQIPACFFPADIEKTYDRSIANFIRTNK
- the def gene encoding peptide deformylase, whose amino-acid sequence is MKETALEIRLLGEPGLRKKSCLVKKITPSHSDILSRMVQLMYANSGVGLAAPQVGINEAIIVVDIGSGLYKLINPRIVKKEGQQITEEGCLSIPGVCIKVKRAKKVLLQAQDESAKDVSIEAEDLLACVFQHEIDHLKGKLIVDYASLLDKLKIKRKLAQIKKRSKDEGLPESKKESR